Proteins encoded together in one Porites lutea chromosome 2, jaPorLute2.1, whole genome shotgun sequence window:
- the LOC140926563 gene encoding uncharacterized protein — MPRLRVCVIGAGAAGLSAARHLTSELDAFDVQVFEQSSCVGGTWVFTEDTGVDERGIPVHSSVYRNLRTNLPKEIMAFPDFPFPSEWSSFISHQQVLKYLKEYTSHFDLYKYIQFNSIISSVRPLIRKDSQKPLWEVVVTDAHTKESQVLLFDAVIVCSGHFAVPRLPVIPGQESFPGLVMHSHDYRHPEVFQGKHLVIFGGGPSGRDICLDVANCAEKVYISHKSRFCSTLPENVEQHRPLISIHTDGTVLFEDGQERKVDSILLCTGYVISFPFLHDDCSILVRNNRVTHLYKHIFNTKYPTLSFIGLCSKNFCTFPRFSMQAQYIASVLSGRKSLPSEGQMNADEEQDFQERLSLGMPEHHAHIIGTRGDYDGMIAQLAGVDRLSPAYHSLFDYVTEERFPYHLMHYKKDNFRVNSDGTWSLVKNLADYDNCNRGEMRNAESHMDSLQNGLEPLHKRLDHQKTKH, encoded by the exons ATGCCACGGCTGCGAGTGTGTGTGATTGGAGCCGGAGCTGCAGGACTCTCGGCTGCTAGACATCTTACAAGTGAGCTGGATGCGTTTGATGTGCAAGTGTTCGAACAGTCTTCTTGTGTCGGCGGAACATGGGTGTTCACTGAAGATACAGGGGTCGACGAACGTGGGATTCCGGTTCACTCCAGCGTTTACAGAAACCTCAG AACCAATCTGCCCAAAGAAATTATGGCATTTCCTGATTTTCCATTTCCTTCAGAGTGGAGCTCATTCATAAGTCATCAACAAGTTCTCAAATACTTGAAAGAGTATACCAGTCATTTTGACTTGTACAAATACATCCAGTTCAACTCCATTATCAGCAGTGTTCGTCCACTGATAAGAAAAGACAGTCAAAAGCCACTGTGGGAAGTTGTTGTTACAGATGCTCATACTAAGGAGTCTCAAGTTTTACTCTTTGATGCTGTTATTGTTTGCAGTGG ACATTTTGCTGTTCCTCGTTTGCCAGTAATTCCTGGCCAGGAGTCTTTCCCTGGACTTGTTATGCATAGTCATGATTATCGGCATCCTGAAGTCTTTCAAGGAAAACATCTGGTTATTTTTGGAGGCGGGCCTTCTGGTAGAGATATTTGCCTTGATGTAGCAAACTGTGCAGAAAAAGTTTACATCAGCCATAAAAGCAGATTTTGCTCTACACTCCCAGAAAATGTGGAACAACACAGGCCGTTAATTTCTATCCACACGGATGGAACAGTCCTGTTCGAGGATGGACAAGAGAGGAAAGTTGACTCAATCTTATTGTGTACTGGTTACGTAATTTCTTTTCCGTTCCTGCATGATGACTGCAGTATCTTGGTCAGGAACAACAGAGTAACACATTTATACAAACACATTTTCAATACAAAATACCCAACACTGTCATTCATTGGGCTATGTTCTAAGAACTTCTGCACATTTCCACGTTTTAGCATGCAGGCCCAGTACATTGCATCAGTTTTGAGTGGACGAAAGAGTTTGCCGTCTGAAGGTCAGATGAATGCTGATGAAGAACAAGATTTCCAGGAGAGGCTGTCTCTTGGGATGCCTGAACATCATGCTCATATAATAGGCACAAGGGGAGATTATGACGGAATGATCGCACAGCTGGCTGGAGTTGACAGGCTGAGTCCAGCATACCATTCTCTTTTTGATTATGTAACTGAGGAAAGATTCCCATACCACCTGATGCATTACAAGAAAGACAATTTCAGGGTTAATTCTGATGGAACGTGGAGTTTAGTCAAGAACCTTGCAGATTATGATAATTGTAACAGAGGAGAAATGAGAAATGCAGAGAGCCATATGGATAGTTTACAAAATGGCTTAGAACCATTGCATAAAAGACTTGACCACCAAAAGACTAAGCATTAA